The DNA region ATGAAAGGCTTAGAAGTACCatatttttgggactataagacgctcctgaccataagacgcacctaggtttagaggacaaaaaacggggaaaaaatatatactaaacctggtgcatccatggtgaaggggcatcttatgTATTATGCCCCCCTGGTGCTGCATCCTCCTTGTGCCTCTTGTGttgccctgtgtcctcctctatgcccttttgtgtcctCCCCGGTGCCCCTTTGTTTCCCCCTTGTgtcgtcctctatgcccctttgtttcccccttgtgtcgtcctctatgcccctttgtttcccccattgtgtcctcctctatgcccctttgtgccccccttgtgtcctctatgcccctttgtgccccccttgtgtcctctatgcccctttgtgtccaatctgcattgtttaaaagggaataattatgtcagcctctatattcctcttaccttgggttccctttaactgttggAGGTATGTGTGTGttaatatgtatgtataataCCTATAACAACTGCCTGCATTGGATAGCTCATATCTGCTTCACGTAAATCAGTTAGGAGATAGTCCAGTTGTAGTAGGTTTTTGGTGGTTATTCTAGTACTGTAATCATTATTCGATTCTCATTTGAGGCTGAGCAGAAGTatcttttctctgcagagaagctgAAGGAGCCCTCCATGCAGACTCCGAAGCCAGTACAGCATTCGCTACACCAGCCCCCGCCCAGCCACCACTCTGTGCCCAGCCTGATATCTGGTCAAACCCTTTTCCCACCACCCAACTCGGCCATGGCGGCTGCACTTCTAGCTCAGAGgacgcaggaggaggagaagtggcTGGCTCGGCAGAGGCGTCTgaggcaggagaaggaggacCGCCAGTATCAGGTGTCAGAATTTCGTCAGCAGGTCTTGGAACAACAGTTGGACATCACCGGTCACCCCATTGGACAGTCGGAGCCTGAGCCTAGACCAGAAAACCTCAGGTGAGCCGGGGGTAGAAGACCTGTGTAGATGTTTGTAGCACAACAGGGGTGTGTTGAAGGAACACTCCAACAAGAAAAGTCGACAGTTAACGtgatagaaccgacaggtttttggattactccatctcctcgtgggggattctcagggtttactttgtttttaacagcatttcttcaactgcagttgctaagtctaactgccaaaatagtgtgcaagtgagtaggaagCTGGTtgttatcttactattttggcagttactggaaatgcttttgaaaactctGATAATCCCCATGAAGATAAGAcaagatacagaacatttatattgcgcttttttcctggcggaccccaagctccagagctgcagccacaaggacaagctctataggcagtagcagtgttgggtatTCTTGCCCAAGGTCACTAggatactgaataggtgctggcttactggacaggaagagccgagaattgaaccctggtctcctgtcagaggccttaaccagtatactatccagaTGGACAAATCCAAAGCATGTTAGTTCTGCCAGATATTAatggcttacttttttttttagctgtagtggtcctttaatatataCATTAGTGCAGCCAGCAAAAAGCTATAAAAAGCTTAATGGCCGTTTTATGTAAAGCTGAAACGCATACATGTATGAACTATCAACTGATAACTGAACTGTTGCCACTGGTTTTTGTGGATAAATTCAGTCACTGGTCCGGGCCAGTTCTAGTGACAGTGGAGCTTGGGGAGCGCCCTATTAGGGTAGGGCCCCCTTTATTTCTgacaaattcccccccccccccccccccgccatggcCCCTCAGGACCACTGCTGGCCCCACCCAGGTCTCCCCCCAACTAGATAGTGATCCCCAAGTCCTCTGCAGTTTTTCGGCAGAACTACAGCAGGAAAATGGAAACTATAAAACATGccagcaatatggcagcctctgtattcctatcGGTGCAGGTTCCATATTAGCACCATTTAGCAATGCAGTAATCTGATTGGCTCACCATGCTTCCTATTTTTCGCCTCCTATACAAGGGATGTATGGTAACcaatgttacagagccacatgcccccctttatcaaggcttaAACCATCAACAAAGATGGTCTGAGATGGCCAAAGAACCATTTTCACCACACAGAAGAAACAAATACCCCCAGTCTGCAAGCTGAATTCCCCCATGTTGACTGTGAGGTCTTTTAGTTTGATCTCATTTCCTCATATGACACCATTGAGGAATCCCAGATTTACAAATATTGATCCTCACCTTTCTTTCTGCAGGGTTATATCCAGCCGGAATGAGGGTGGCATCCGTGAGCCGCTTCAACATTTTGGAGGCCCGCCACCTTTAATTTCTCCTAAGCCACAACAGCAATCGGCACCCACTTCATTATGGAACCCTGTGTCGATGATGGACGCTTCCACAGAGACACGACGCACCCAAGAACCAACTACCATCCTTAATCACGCCACCCCTATTTATGAACACAACCGACCCATCATAACCCAAGTCAAACAGGAGCGGATATATCCAATGGACAGacagcagcaagaggaggaggaggcggctgctCAGAGGAGGCGGGAACTGGCTGAGAAGTACCAGCCCATACGGGAATCTTCTGCAATGGAGCATGCTGCTTACTCACATGCCCCTTTCCTGGCGGAACTTGAAAAGTCAACACAGACTTTCCTGAACCAGCAGCGGAGctctctgcagcaggctggacaggTGGCCGAGATAACGCTGCTCCATAAGCCAATCACGTCGCACAGGCCGCCACTGACCAGGACTCGCAATCCTATGTTCATCTATGATGAGTTTCTGCAACAGCACCGCAGGCTGGTCAGCAAACTGGACCTTGAGGAACGGAAACGGAAAGAGGCCCGGGAGAAAGGTAAGGCTCTTTATGACTGTTGAACTCAGCAATGGCAACTTGTCGTGGGTTTACTTGTAAGATTTTCAGGTTTTTGCATTGGTTTCTATGAAAATAATTGGCATATGTAAATTTGCCTCCAGGAAATACTTTATTATTCAACAGCGACCTGTACTATACAAGACTAGTGCCTACATGAATGTCTTCATTTGGAATAGCTAGTGTCCCGTTTTTGTTTGATTGGTCCTTGTAGGAGATAATTGACCTCTCTCCATGTGccagtgatgggggggggggggggggggggaaccagtaCAGGAAACTGAGGTCAAAGCCCATGTACACAAGCCCTAATCATGTTCACAAGCCCTAATCATGAGCAGCCAGTGGCAAACTTCTGGCCAGCTGACTCCAGGTTAGAAGTCTTAGCATGGATGTTCGCCATTGCCAAACCTATGTCCTGGCGAATTCCACCCCTAATGATGAGCCTTGCGCTATAGAGTGACAAAGGTTTTTGCAGAAGGGTTGCGGGATGTGTGGTTTAATGGTTTCACACTCTGCTCCCTGGGGTAGGTGTGGTTTAATGGTGTCACAGCCTGCTCGCCGGGGGAGGTGTGGTTTGATGATCTCACACTCTGCTTGACGGGGAGGTGTGGTTTAATGGTTTCCCACTCTGATGACCAGGGAAGGCGTGGCTTGATGATTTCTCACACTGCCCGCCGGGGGAGGCATGGTTTGATGATGTCACATTTTGCTCCACTTTACAAGCTAACAATCAGCATAGTCTCAGACTTCAACCTCTAAATATCCCTGTGGAAAAGTCAGTCTCTAGACTGCGGACAATTGTATCCAGCAATACACTCCACAATCAGTCTACAAATCTGCACTGATCCTGGGGGTAACATTCCTGTCTTATATAGACGATACTGGTAAtatgtaataaatattttttgcCTTTGTTTTCACTTTTAGATATATTTCTTTCAGTTGTTTGTTACTCTTCCGTTTAGCAGTGTGGTCACCTCTTCTGCCTCTTCCTGCCAGGTTACTACTATGATCTGGATGACTCGTACGATGAGAGCGATGAGGAAGAGGTGCGGGCGCACCTGCGGCGAGTAGCTGAACAGCCCCCGCTGAAGCTGGACACCTCCTCTGAGGTAGGACATGGGAAACGACTTGTCACTTTCCAAGGCTAGTAATCTACAGCCGCCAGTGTCCTCCTCATACTACTTCTTAATTTAGTAATGAGAATCTGCCATGAGTGTAATGCATTGGGCATGCAGcacttactgtatattctggcgtatgacTACTTTTTGACCCAgtaaaatcttctcaaaagtcagTGGTTGTCTTATGTGcctggggtcgtcttatacgccgattACCGCATACAGTGGGGGGGAGCTCAAAAATGTCTgcagcctctttcacccgtctggcctgcccttgtgtactattacctccttctctgcctctcagatctcgcacatgcatttactgcagtcctcaggagcgagatctgagaggcagagaaggcgggccagacgggtgaaagaggcatgtttgcgcGAACGCTCTGACAGTCTTGGAGAccgggatagctgaccaatccaagcaggctttgtatactaCAACCAGCCAATTgccggtaaggtacatcgcttgccgtgattggctggttgttctatactgggtaccacacacGGTACAGCATCAGTATCtgttcctgtttatacagtatagcaccagtacatacagtatacaaatgtctaagagtcaagaggggtagtcttatagggcgagtatatcccaaaatgtatactttaactggaaaagttgggagtcgtcttatatgccggaatatacggtaaatcTGTCTGCCACATTCCTGGCAGAGACAGAGTTTCCTGCCTCTGCTGATTTTTAAGtggcatgtgtatgggccttaaccacttgatgacccagcctttaccccccccccccccttaaggaccagcgctgatttcgctgatctgtgctgggtgggctctacagcccccagcacagatcaaacaccaggcagagcgaccagatcgccccccttttttcccccactagggggatgatgtgctggggggggtctgatcgctcctgcctgcgtgtggctggcgggggggggcacctcaaagccccctccaccgcaggattctccctctcctccctcccttccccggagatcggaaactgcacaggaacagatctgtcctgtgcagcctctaacaggctcctgcctgtcatgtgacagcgatccccagccgctgattggccggggatcgctgatccagtacaatgctgctactgttagcagcgttgtacaaatgtaaacaaagcggattatttccgcttgtgtttacatttagcctgcgagccgtgatcggcggcccgcaggctattcacggagccccccgccgtgaattgacaggaagcagccgctcgcgtgagcggctgtttcctgattaattagcctgcagccggcgacgcagatctgcgtcgctggtcctgcagctgccgcgcgttatgagtgcgcggtcggcaagtggttaaatatgggcTCCGGTCATGTTTGCACGGCTATCGAAAAGGTCAGAAATGGGCTAGGTTTACTTCACTTattaatttgatcagagagagatctattgccTCCCCTTACACTGGACACCACTTTCCTATAGATAGGTCGGATTTTTCTAGACGACCGTTTGgacatcaaatcgggcgtgtgtacggtcggtcgttcagctgataagactggatttgaacgatcCGCCAAGAGGATTGatgaaatccagtcttatcagctgaacgctcgaccgtacacatgcccgatttgacgtccaaacaatCTGACGttctgacgtgtgtatgtaccctaagggatctttcacagtgggacgttaaagtcgcacgttacaacaacatgtaacgcacaataacttacagcaatgaaaaatcagtgggctgttcacagtgcagacgttgcgttggtgtctaacgctgcacgttaaatgaaagtgctgcatgctgtgcgttatacacgtttttagctacgttagactgtttgcacaagctcggtaatgttgttgtttttttacgcatgcgccattttcgttctatcactgtgcaacgaaaacggcgcaccaaaagcAGGGCTAAATAATGTCcacgttatagtctttcaatgcgttgcgttaggggcacattatgcgaccttaacgccgcatcaaacgcaacgtcttactaTGTAAGAGGCCTAAGACaacctggatagtgtaatggttaagggctccgcctccgacACAGAAGATCTGGGGTCAAATTtcgactcttcctgttcagtaagtcagaacCTATTTCAGTTAAGagaacttgggcaagactccctaacactgctactgcctatacagcgtgtccttgtggctgcagctctggagctttgagtctgccaggaaaaaagcgTGCTATAAATGTTCCGTGTCTTTATTAGAAAAAACATAATTGCTGCAGGTGAAAGGACAGAGATCCAAATTCACTAAGCTCACTATGTTCAAATTTGACCCAGCAGAGGGGGGCACGCTAGTGTCACACAATAGAACATTTTCTATAAATCCCAGTGCGTTTACAGATCGTTTGTTCTCCAACATTAGTAAAGAAGCTCTTGTGCTGCGCGTGGTTCTCTGGCGTCACGTGGGACAGACTTGCGCATGATGCAAGCAGAAGAGCTCAGAGATTCTTGTGTCCTCCCTATTTAGTGTTGATTCTTTTCTTGTCTTTGTAACAGAAGTTGGAGTTCCTGCAGATATTCGGCCTGACCACCCAGCGAGAGAAGGAGCGCCTCCTGCAGCAAAagcggaggaagaggcggcggatgtTACGGGAAAGGAGCCAGTCTCCGCCTACTATACAAAACAAGCGCCAGACGCCATCGCCGCACTCCCCGCTATCCACCAGATTCAGCCCCGACGAGCTCAACAACAGCCCCAAcctggaggagaagaagaagtttCTCACTATCTTTGACCTGTCACACGTCAGTGCAGAGAGGAGGCGAGGTGAGAGCTCAGCCATGCACACTCTTATCATCACCTGCTGCCCTCTAGTGTTATTCAGCCATATTACAGGGAGATTCAGGCAAGATGAGAGCTGGGCCATGCACACCCTTATCACCTGCTGCCCTGTACTGTCATACAGCCACATTACAGAGAGCTTCAGGCAAGATGAGAGCTGGGCCACACACACCCTTATCATAGCCTGCAGCCCTCTAGTGTCATACAGCCACATTACAGAGAGCTTCAGGCAAGATGAGAGCTAGGCCACACACACCCTTATCATAGCCTGCAGCCCTAGTGTCATACAGCCACATTATAGTGAGCTTCAGGCGAGAGGTCAGAGCTGGGCCACACACATCCTTATCACCTGCTGCCCTGTAGTGTCATACAGCCACATTACAGTGAGCTTCAGGCAAGGTCAGAGCCAGGCAACACACAGCCTTATTACCTGTTGCCCTCTAGTGTCATACGGCCACATTACAGAGAGCTTCAGGCGAGGTCAGAGCTGGGTCACGCACACCTTTCTTATCGTCTGCTGCCCTCTAGTGTTACTCAGCCACATTACAGAGATCTTTAGGCGAGGTCAGAGCTGGGCCACACacatcctgcctgctgccctctagTGTCATACAGCCTCATTACAGAGAGCTTCAGACGAGGTCATAGCTGAGCCATGCACGCCCCATCTTCTTTCTATAGTTGATCGATGTAATTTCTGAAAATTGAACTGATATCGCTCAAAATGAAATCTGAAGTGGAAATTGCTCAGTGTGAACCTGTCTTTAATCTTCACTTCAGCCTGCTGGACATGTCTCCGGAGCAGTGGCCGTTCTTTTTTTATTACAACAGCAATCAGTTTCCTGTAAGCTTTCCCTTTTGTGTATTTTGTTCCTGGTCACTTAAAggctacccgaagtgacatgatgagtgatgagatagacatgtgtatgtacagtgcctagcacacaaataactatgctgtgttccttttttttctttctttgtctgaaagagttaaatatcaggtatgtaagtggctgactcagtcctgactcagacaagaagtgactacagtgtgaccctcactgataagaaattcccctttttatctctttcttgctctcagaagccattttctgctaggaaagtgttttatagttggaatttcttatccgtgagggtcacactatagtcacttcctgtctgagtcagaactgagtcagccacttacatgcctgatatttaactctttcagacagagagataaaaaaaaaggaacaccgcatagttatttgtgtgctagggtctgtacatacacatctatctcatcatgtcgcttCGGGTATCTTTTAATACCCTGTAGCACTGCAAATGTTGAACAGCGTCTGCACGACTTTTACAAGAAGTCTCCAACATGATTGCAGGGGTCACTGTCTCTCCTTTATCATGGCAGCAGTTGGATTGTCTTGTGTAAAATCAAATccttttctgttctgtgcaagatttTGTGTGATTTGTTTGGCGCTCCATTTGTTCATGGTTTATCTGTGTTGTGACAGACAAGGAGAAGTTGGTGGAAATGCTTGAAgcaattaagcataagaatgcggtCCCCGAAGCAGCGAAGGTCCAACCACCAACCCCGGCTCCGAGCAGGACCAGCCCCCAACTACCTGCAGGTAAGTCCCGTGACAACCGTCACCAGCCAGTCATGTATCGTATATCGGAGAACGACGCTCCCAATTCTTGTCACACAAACCAGTTATGCATGTTGGTAACGTATTTCCTCATGTCTGGCTTCAGTGTTGGTGGAAGCTCTGAAATCTCCTTTGTACAGTATGGAGTGAGACTTCAGCCAGATTTCAcaaagctgctcccattggctctCTATCACACCTCTATCAATGGGGAGGATTAGTGGGTGAAGGTCTACATGTAGCTCCAAACATTGCTAAAATCAaaagatctgcaggacagccaggcaactggcatatcTTAAAAGGAAATCTGGATGACAACCCTCCATTTACCACTCAGTATAaatgagaactgtagtgagaggtatatggaggctgccatatttatttccatttaagccataccagttgcctggctatcctgctaatcctctgcctctaatactttcagccataggccctgaacaagcatgcagcagatcaggtgtttctgacaattttgacagatatgacatgattagctgcatgcttgtttctggtgtgattcagacacttctttagccaaatagaccagcaggcctgccaggcaactggtattgtttaaaaggaaataaatatggcagcctccatgtacctctcactacagttctcctttaagtttccttttaagcaaaacacCTTAAAATCCTGGTCATGTGACTACTGAGCCCACTTTCCCTTTCTGGCTTTGGAGGATGGCTTTAGGCAAACCTGAgcttaaaataaacaattgtatctatcctcctactcctaaaaaaaaaaaaaaaacctttttttcttcttaaccagttcacccccaagggtttttatcctaacggaccagagcaattttcagttgtcagtgctcctcccttttattccctaataactttattactacttatcacaagaaaatggtctataccttgtttttttcgccaccaattaggctttctgtggatagtacattttgctaagaattttttttttattctaaatgagttgtaatgagaaaaacagaaaaaaaatcattatttctcagttttcagccattatagttttaaaattaaacattctcctgtggataaaacacacgttttatttgcatagttgtcccgattattaaaccgtttaaattatgtccctatcacaatgcatggcgacagtatattattttgaaatataagtgttctttttctgttctgttttttttgttctggccataattacaagcccctatgtaataaattaaatttaattttatataatatagattaaaaaagcccctaaggcaacaattttttttttttttaagcggattttttttttacaagttttttttttttggggggggggggggggggttggaagtataattttattaatgaagtgtatgtacttgaaaatgtattttgtacatgtaatatactttttggccacaagatggcgctagtgaacactcgttgTAGGAAgttgccgttaatagcggtaagcatgacgttttaatacgttaggatgtcggtaaatggttaaagaatgccagttttatttattttattattattaaaaagctGAGAAAGTAAGtttaatgttttactgtctcagcTGTATGACAGTCTTACAGTCTATAGccacaatctatgaactattgaccttttttctcttttctggAAGAGAACAGCTTTTGAGTGCAAGGAATATAgttctatggctgtaattccttatcagtaagggtttCTGTAACTGAatggttaactctttcgggcagaaaAAAACcagagcctagttatttgtacgcTTGCTACTTTGTTGTCACGCCTCTTTGGGCACACTTTAATTGGACTCCTGCATTACTGGCTTGTGACTTGTAGTGCGCCAACTCCTGTTGGAGGTAGGGGGATGCCCGCTTTCCCTGAGCTCTGCGttgagctttaaaggacaactgaagtgtgagggatatgggcgctgccatatttatttccgtttgaacaataccagttgcctggcagtcctgctgatcctcttcctttaCTGCTAttggccataaaccctgaacaagcatgcagcagatcaggtgtttctgacacttttgtcaaatctggcaagattagctgcattgctggtttctggtgtgattcagacactactgcagccaaacagaccagcaggactgccaggcaactagtttggtttaaaaggaaactaatatggcagtctccatatcccttttgcttcaagttccctttaagtgaggcaGGTATCATGAGTTGGTAATATCACAATGTATGCGTGATTATATAATGAGGAAGTTCCACTGTTTCGGTTGTTCTCCAGTGTCGGGCTGCCGAATGGTTTGCAGCAGATGCTGTTCCGGAGAGGTCTGTCTCTGTATGAATTATTCAGTGCTGGCTCTgcagtatggaggggggagggggactttGCTCACATAACACTCCCATATGACAGCCATGTAGTTCAGGCTGCTTGTGCAACATGCGGAGTGTTTATACAGCACACATCAGACCGTGCGAGGTATGTGGAGTATACAGGCATCTGTATTCTGGGGCAGAGCTCacactgatcactgcaaaaaactgaACCTTTTTCTCGCTTTAACATTCACGTTTGCATGCAACTTTTTACTGCAGCCGATGAGTCAATGGGAATCGGCACGTGATGTGTGACATTATGCTGCAAGATGGAAGGGGGTTTTGCTCATTCAAAAACACAAACGTAAATTTGTGAATTTTAGCAACAGTGGGACTTTCCATCAATTTTCGTTAGATATgtggcagatgcatttctgcattttAGTAAGTGTGAATTCTGCCTCCAATCTGATGGGGATGACCTTTTTTTTTCTCACCCCACTGAGTCTTACATTCTCTCTGCAGACCTTTTTAATTCATGGTtctaaaaagaagaaaacaaGTGTTACATTTTGTTCTTAATCAGGTAGTGAACTTGCAGTTGTCACTGGTGGTAACTACTGATCTGTATTCTaccttaaagtgcaccagagatgggggggggattatacatacctgaggccccctccaggcttattgctccctcgctgtcctcctccacctccttggTCTTTTGTAATTGGCCTCAAAAAGTTCTCCAGTCTGCACAGGCCGGCCACGAACGCTCCTGTTGAGTACGATGGGGGCGCTCGCAGCCAGGCAGATCATGCGCAGTTGGCCCTCAGACCAGAGGGCAGTCCCAGGTCCGTTACAAAAGAACCAGGATGCAGAGGAGGGCGGCAAGCgaaaagcctggagggggctggaggaagccccaggtatgtataatttcatCCCCCATCTTTCCTCTCATGGTGCTACACACCATGATATTTTCACATCCTATTTGAGCAGGAGATCAGATTGATATTCAAATCTGACGTCAGTCggatatagaaaaaaaagctaGCAAACTCACgtatgcgtttaaaaaaaaaaaatctgatcaatTGAATCAAAAGGATGTACACACAGAACAATAGCTGGTATTTCgatcagcatgtccaatctgctccgtaTCGAGAAAGAGATCGATTTTGCACTGGGGATGAGTAggctctttattttatttttccaaaTCTGATAATTTTCTCTTTCGGAAGTAGGAAAGTTGTGTCATGTGTACCATGCCTTGTACCCCCCAGGTTTGTGTTAAAATCAGATATTACCTTTACCAGTATGAGAGTCTGCTGTACATAAACTACACTTATAGAGATGCGCCTCGACCTGTGATATCAGCAGCCAGCGCCAGGGGGTTATTAGATGAGTAACATGCCCGTTGTGCCATTTCCAAAACTCATTGCATCTGAAGGTGTCCAGGTAAAGCTACTATAGACCCGACCAGACTCAGCAGCCCCCCGGCAGCTTTTCatgcatttcttcccagaattcggtGCGCAGGAGGCTGATTTCCATATTTCTTAGGTGTTCTAACAATTGGACGGACGCATTGAAATGTGTTTTTACCGTTTCCTTTTATGAAAAGACAATGGCAGCTTTTTATCCATGATTTGAAATGACTCTTGCTTACTTTCAGGCCCACCAGTCCAGGAGGAGCAAGTGTCCCCACCACCGCCAGTCGCTCAGCCTGACCCTCCAGCTCCTGTCGCCTCCACATCATGCACTGCTGCCATACCAGAACCTGTAAACCCTCCGGAACCGCTTCGTTTAGATCAACCCAAGCCTATGGATTCTGCCAGGGTCCCCCCATTGCCACTTCCAATACAGACTCCAGTGACCAACACGCCAAGCACAGAGAAACCGAGGCAGAGTGAGGTCCCACCGCCTAAAAAGAGTATGAGCATCTTGAACTTTGTACGGGGACACCCCCCCAAGGAGCACCCTGTGCAGCCCTCCCAGAGCATGAATGGGAGGAACAAGTCCTGGGAGCCTTTCAGAGCGGAGGAATTCGCCCACCAGTTTCACGAATCTGTCCTGCAGTCCACACAGAAAGCCTTGCAGAAGCACAAAGGTAAGACTGGTCACCACTTATAACGCCGACCATGGAAATAAGACAGTACAGCCTTCCATTTGGCCAGCCTAAAATACAGTTGTCTGATAtctgaaatttttttttgaagATTCTT from Hyperolius riggenbachi isolate aHypRig1 chromosome 11, aHypRig1.pri, whole genome shotgun sequence includes:
- the LOC137539105 gene encoding genetic suppressor element 1-like produces the protein MAESQMPPEKTGTPSVPAHLLGNTYAFAIPPGSVVQDSRFQPLNLQRPMPHVVPTSTVTEEYLRSFRPYHTAEDLRMPSLPHLGLDPTAAAAYYHNSYLAAHHPFPHPAFRMDDSYCLSALRSPFYPIHSPGSLPPLHPSAMHLHLSGVRYPAELAHSSLSALQSERISSLTAERLQMDEELRQREREREREREKEREAEREKEREREREREREKKELEREKERERERERELERQRERTREKEAALMKSLEKQFLVESEVHPLRSHQEERAKPAEQSAPGRPEKLKEPSMQTPKPVQHSLHQPPPSHHSVPSLISGQTLFPPPNSAMAAALLAQRTQEEEKWLARQRRLRQEKEDRQYQVSEFRQQVLEQQLDITGHPIGQSEPEPRPENLRVISSRNEGGIREPLQHFGGPPPLISPKPQQQSAPTSLWNPVSMMDASTETRRTQEPTTILNHATPIYEHNRPIITQVKQERIYPMDRQQQEEEEAAAQRRRELAEKYQPIRESSAMEHAAYSHAPFLAELEKSTQTFLNQQRSSLQQAGQVAEITLLHKPITSHRPPLTRTRNPMFIYDEFLQQHRRLVSKLDLEERKRKEAREKGYYYDLDDSYDESDEEEVRAHLRRVAEQPPLKLDTSSEKLEFLQIFGLTTQREKERLLQQKRRKRRRMLRERSQSPPTIQNKRQTPSPHSPLSTRFSPDELNNSPNLEEKKKFLTIFDLSHVSAERRRDKEKLVEMLEAIKHKNAVPEAAKVQPPTPAPSRTSPQLPAGPPVQEEQVSPPPPVAQPDPPAPVASTSCTAAIPEPVNPPEPLRLDQPKPMDSARVPPLPLPIQTPVTNTPSTEKPRQSEVPPPKKSMSILNFVRGHPPKEHPVQPSQSMNGRNKSWEPFRAEEFAHQFHESVLQSTQKALQKHKGVSILHTAEQNHKPDASVHYNIPELQQSSRAPAQQQNGQQGPMQSGVGRGQPRPQETTSAESTSEEESEDEDEEEDEPPRPKWQGIEAIFEAYQEHLEEQNIERHVLETQCRRLEAQHYNLSLTAEQLSHRMADLMSQKQRMTSERERLQAELEHFRKCLVLPSSSWSRGYFKGHPR